From one Thunnus maccoyii chromosome 6, fThuMac1.1, whole genome shotgun sequence genomic stretch:
- the ly6d gene encoding lymphocyte antigen 6D: MKVLFLALLLLLCSTQVFTLRCYTCEGENDDICKNVSECPSSAQYCKTTDIDNKLSRTCEDFCAEDLFTTCCQGDLC; this comes from the exons ATGAAGGTCCTGTTTCTcgcactgctgctgctgctgtgtagCACTCAAG TGTTCACACTCAGATGCTACACCTGTGAAGGTGAGAACGACGACATCTGCAAGAATGTGTCAGAATGTCCGTCATCAGCCCAGTACTGCAAGACCACTGACATCG ATAACAAACTTTCTCGAACTTGTGAGGATTTTTGTGCTGAAGACCTTTTCACAACCTGCTGCCAAGGAGACCTGTGCTAG